The window ATCTCACTTACGTTGGCGACGGCAGCGGCCTAAACTGTACTGCTGTCGCCTCCGCGGGAGCGATCGCATCGACCCAGCCCCGGCGGCGCTCGGGGCGTCGTTCACCCCTCGCCGGCGTGTTCGACGTACTCGACGAGGACGCCGCCGGTCGACTTCGGGTGCAGGAAGGCGACCTCGTGGCCCCACGCGCCCGGCCTGGGTTCCTCGTCGACGAGGTCGACGCCGGCGTTCCGGGCCCGGTCGAGAGCGGCCGCGACGTCGTCGGTCCGGAGCGCGACGTGGTGAACTCCGGGGCCCTGCCGGTCGAGAAAGCGCGCGATCGCCCC is drawn from Halobellus limi and contains these coding sequences:
- the mce gene encoding methylmalonyl-CoA epimerase, yielding MTVAFDHLGVATTDGADLAATFETLFDAPVVHEETFEGMAIRFLDLGGGYFELLEPADGGAIARFLDRQGPGVHHVALRTDDVAAALDRARNAGVDLVDEEPRPGAWGHEVAFLHPKSTGGVLVEYVEHAGEG